The following coding sequences are from one Rutidosis leptorrhynchoides isolate AG116_Rl617_1_P2 chromosome 11, CSIRO_AGI_Rlap_v1, whole genome shotgun sequence window:
- the LOC139875459 gene encoding uncharacterized protein, translated as MFNTNPSDGPVVIEARAANCLVRNIYTDTGAGANIMYEHCFIQLPKDVQERIKETYVPLASFTSESSWSEGSILLEVTLGKPPLRRTSNIEFLVVKANSQYNIILGRTALMTFGAVTSTVHGMMKFPTPGGVATLYAERQKSIECSQEQHISDLLIRRLKIKLGETWRLMLMTSS; from the exons ATGTTTAACACAAATCCATCTGATGGTCCTGTGGTTATAGAAGCACGAGCTGCTAATTGCTTAGTACGCAACATTTATACTGATACGGGAGCAGGAGCaaatattatgtatgagcattgcttCATACAACTTCCCAAAGATGTGCAAGAAAGAATAAAGGAAACATATGTACCATTAGCAAGCTTCACAAGTGAGTCGTcttggtctgaaggaagtattctgcTTGAAGTAACTCTGGGCAAACCGCCCCTACGACGCACATCTAATATTGAGTTCCTGGTGGTCAAAGCAAATTcacaatacaatataattttagggAGAACTGCTCTAATGACGTTTGGCGCTGTAACATCAACTGTACATggcatgatgaagtttccaacgccaggcGGAGTAGCAACGCTGTACGCAGAACGccagaagtcaattgagtgttctcaa gagcaacatatcagcGACTTATTGATAAGGCGTTTAAAGATCAAATTGGGTGAAACTTGGAGGCTTATGTTGATGACATCGTCATAA